A genomic segment from bacterium encodes:
- a CDS encoding ABC-F family ATP-binding cassette domain-containing protein translates to MIQLSNISVSFGEKVLFKDITWNIGLSERIALVGPNGAGKTTLFKIALGLQSPTTGGVASAKKMRTGYLPQQEVVFKGRTVLEEASSVFADRHAMRDEAEELSHLMAAMSQHDPELPAVIERYGELHHLFEGQDGYQLESRTKSVLQGLGFSEDDFSRPVETFSGGWQMRLALVKLLLQDPSYLFLDEPTNHLDIESMEYLEGFLKSFKGTAVMISHDRYFIDRTVKKIFELEHGRLDIYHANYSGYLTEKEKRREQMIKQQVEQDKEIAHLKEFVCRWKGNYIKRAMVTSREKMIEKLQQQRVDLPSTVKSFRLNLPQPPYCGRNMVTLKDVSKHYGSKQVLNNVDLLVENGRKLGLVGLNGAGKSTLLKMLARVEAPTSGEMVESPQLHLAYFAQHTAEMLDDKKTVYQQVEDVIPLETPGRIRTILGSFLFPGDDVYKKISVLSGGEKSRLALCCTLLLPANLLIMDEPTNHLDLKGKEILEQALKEYQGAVVLVTHDRYLLDQVVDTVVEVAGGRIGIFPGNYTEYLEKKESLLAQGAAAAPQPVKEKASAAKLPPDRPLWEESKKLRSQQAAEQRKNKRMVAELEERIHLLEKKQKSLESDQGGLADPAIYKDGAKMKELMNDFDKNRKELKYLYDRWEHYNEENA, encoded by the coding sequence ATGATACAACTTTCCAACATATCTGTCTCCTTCGGCGAAAAGGTCCTCTTCAAGGATATCACCTGGAACATCGGACTTTCCGAGCGCATCGCCCTGGTGGGCCCCAACGGAGCCGGCAAGACCACCCTGTTCAAGATCGCCCTGGGGCTCCAGAGCCCCACAACCGGGGGGGTTGCCTCGGCCAAAAAGATGCGCACCGGCTACCTGCCCCAGCAGGAGGTGGTCTTCAAGGGCCGGACGGTGCTGGAGGAGGCCTCCTCCGTCTTTGCCGACCGCCATGCCATGCGGGACGAGGCCGAGGAGCTGTCCCACCTGATGGCCGCAATGTCCCAGCACGACCCGGAGCTGCCGGCGGTGATAGAGCGCTACGGCGAGCTGCATCACCTGTTCGAGGGCCAGGACGGCTACCAGCTGGAAAGCCGCACCAAGTCGGTGCTCCAGGGGCTGGGCTTCTCCGAGGATGACTTCTCCCGCCCGGTGGAGACGTTCTCCGGGGGCTGGCAGATGCGGCTGGCCCTGGTCAAACTGCTGCTGCAGGACCCCTCCTATCTGTTCCTGGACGAGCCCACCAACCACCTGGACATCGAGTCCATGGAATACCTGGAGGGTTTTCTGAAAAGCTTCAAGGGCACCGCGGTGATGATCTCCCACGACCGTTATTTCATCGACCGCACCGTCAAGAAGATCTTTGAACTGGAGCACGGCCGGCTGGACATCTACCACGCCAACTATTCCGGGTATCTGACCGAAAAGGAAAAGCGCCGGGAGCAGATGATCAAACAGCAGGTGGAGCAGGACAAGGAGATCGCGCATTTAAAGGAATTCGTCTGCCGATGGAAGGGCAACTACATCAAGCGGGCCATGGTCACCAGCCGGGAGAAGATGATCGAGAAACTCCAGCAGCAGCGGGTGGACCTTCCCTCCACCGTCAAGAGTTTCCGGCTGAACCTGCCCCAGCCCCCCTATTGCGGGCGCAACATGGTGACCCTGAAGGATGTCTCCAAGCATTACGGCTCCAAACAGGTTTTGAACAATGTGGACCTGCTGGTGGAGAACGGCCGCAAGCTCGGTCTGGTGGGTTTGAACGGCGCCGGCAAGTCCACCCTGCTGAAGATGCTGGCCCGGGTGGAAGCCCCCACCTCCGGGGAGATGGTGGAATCGCCCCAGCTGCACCTGGCCTACTTTGCCCAGCACACCGCCGAGATGCTGGACGACAAGAAGACGGTCTACCAGCAGGTGGAGGACGTGATCCCGCTGGAAACGCCGGGGCGGATCCGCACCATTTTGGGGTCCTTTCTCTTCCCCGGCGACGACGTTTACAAGAAGATCTCGGTGCTGTCCGGCGGGGAAAAATCCCGGCTGGCCCTGTGCTGCACCCTGCTGCTGCCGGCCAATCTATTGATAATGGACGAGCCCACCAACCACCTGGACCTGAAGGGCAAGGAGATCCTGGAGCAGGCTTTAAAGGAGTATCAGGGGGCCGTGGTGCTGGTGACCCATGACCGCTACCTGCTGGACCAGGTGGTGGACACCGTGGTGGAAGTGGCCGGCGGCCGGATCGGGATATTTCCCGGCAACTACACCGAGTATCTGGAGAAAAAAGAATCCCTGCTGGCCCAGGGCGCTGCGGCGGCCCCCCAGCCGGTCAAAGAAAAGGCTTCTGCCGCCAAACTTCCGCCGGACAGGCCGCTGTGGGAGGAATCCAAGAAACTACGGTCCCAACAGGCGGCCGAACAGCGGAAGAACAAGCGGATGGTGGCCGAACTGGAGGAACGGATCCATTTGCTGGAAAAAAAGCAGAAGTCCCTGGAATCCGACCAGGGCGGCCTGGCCGATCCCGCCATTTACAAGGACGGCGCGAAGATGAAAGAACTGATGAACGATTTTGACAAGAACCGCAAAGAGCTTAAATATCTCTATGACCGATGGGAACATTACAATGAAGAGAACGCCTAA